A stretch of Gopherus evgoodei ecotype Sinaloan lineage chromosome 12, rGopEvg1_v1.p, whole genome shotgun sequence DNA encodes these proteins:
- the BCO1 gene encoding beta,beta-carotene 15,15'-dioxygenase, translating to MDVIFGRNKEEHPEPIKAEVKGELPSWLQGILLRNGPGMHTVGETQYNHWFDGLALMHSFTFKNGEVYYRSKYLRSDTYNCNIEANRIVVSEFGTMAYPDPCKNLFAKAFCYLSHTIPEFTDNCLINIMKTGEDYYATSETNFIRKINPHTLETLEKADYNKYVAVNLATSHPHYDSAGNVLNMGTSIVDKGKTKYVIFKIPSSVPEKEKKKSYLKHLEVLCSIPSQSLLHPSYYHSFGVTENYIIFVEQPFKLDILKLATAYFRGVNWASCLSFHKEDKTWIHLIDKKTKKDISTKIYTDAMVLFHHVNAYEEDGHVVVDVISYSDNSLYQTFYLKNLNEDLEENTKLTSIPACKRFVVPLGFDKDAEVGTNLVKLPSTTATALKEKDGSIYCQPETLCEGIELPRINYDYNGKKYRYIYATEVRWSPVPTKIAKVDVLTKKKLIWEEEHCWPAEPVFVPSPDLKEEDDGLILSSIVTSDPRKAPFLLILDAKTFTEIARATVDVDLHLDLHGIFIPEKDLNAEHE from the exons ATGGATGTGATCTTTGGTAGAAATAAAGAGGAGCACCCAGAGCCCATAAAAGCAGAGGTGAAAG GTGAGCTACCAAGCTGGCTGCAGGGGATTCTTCTTCGCAATGGCCCAGGCATGCATACAGTGGGGGAAACCCAATATAACCACTGGTTTGATGGCTTGGCTCTGATGCacagttttacatttaaaaatg GCGAAGTTTACTACAGAAGTAAATACCTCCGCAGTGACACATATAATTGCAATATAGAAGCAAACAGAATTGTGGTGTCAGAGTTTGGAACTATGGCTTATCCAGATCCATGCAAAAACCTATTTGCCAA GGCATTCTGCTACTTGTCCCACACCATTCCTGAGTTCACAGACAACTGCCTGATCAATATTATGAAAACTGGTGAGGATTATTATGCTACAAGCGAGACTAACTTCATTAGGAAAATTAATCCTCACACTCTGGAGACATTAGAGAAG GCTGACTACAATAAATATGTAGCGGTGAACCTGGCGACTTCTCATCCCCATTATGACAGCGCTGGAAATGTTCTCAATATGGGCACCTCTATAGTTGACAAGGGGAAGACAAAATATGTTATTTTTAAGATTCCTTCCTCAGTGCCAG agaaagaaaagaagaaatccTATCTCAAACACCTGGAAGTGTTGTGCTCTATCCCTTCCCAGTCTCTCCTTCACCCAAGCTACTATCACAGTTTTGGAGTTACAGAAAATTATATCATCTTCGTAGAGCAGCCATTCAAACTGGACATTCTCAAGTTGGCAACTGCCTACTTCAGAGGTGTCAACTGGGCGTCCTGCCTTTCTTTCCATAAAGAAGATAAG ACTTGGATTCACCTCATAGACAAAAAGACCAAAAAGGATATATCCACCAAGATTTATACGGATGCCATGGTCCTTTTTCACCATGTGAATGCTTATGAGGAGGACGGCCATGTTGTTGTTGATGTAATTTCCTATTCAGACAATAGCCTATATCAAACGTTCTATTTAAAAAACCTGAATGAAGACTTGGAGGAAAACACCAAACTCACTTCCATACCAGCCTGCAAGCGATTTGTGGTTCCTCTGGGGTTTGACAAG GATGCAGAAGTAGGTACTAATTTAGTCAAACTTCCATCAACTACGGCAACTGCTCTGAAAGAAAAAGATGGAAGCATCTACTGTCAGCCTGAAACATTATGTGAAG GAATAGAGCTGCCTCGGATCAACTATGATTATAATGGCAAAAAATACAGATATATCTATGCAACAGAAGTTCGGTGGAGTCCAGTTCCCACAAAG ATTGCAAAAGTTGATGTTCTGACAAAGAAAAAGCTTATCTGGGAGGAGGAGCACTGCTGGCCAGCCGAACCTGTCTTTGTTCCCAGTCCTGATTTAAAAGAAGAAGATGATG GTCTTATTTTATCCTCCATTGTGACATCAGATCCCAGGAAAGCACCTTTCCTGCTCATCTTGGATGCTAAAACATTCACAGAGATAGCACGGGCCACAGTTGATGTAGACTTGCATCTGGACCTGCATGGAATCTTCATACCAGAGAAGGATTTGAATGCAGAGCATGAATAA